CAGATAGGTGCTCAGGCCTAATCTGGGATTAACGATGCAGCTCCGCAGATTGCCTTAAGGATTTCTCAGGTCTCATTAGCATGGCAGAGACAACCATGTTGACGCCAGAGTTGGTGATATCGGTATAGTGCCACCAACACTTGCCACTTTTTTCAGTGGATCCTTAATCTCTGAAAGTGCTGGTTCATCAGGACAAAAATACTGCCTGGCAGTACAGAAAAGGTGTTCTCACAatgcaattaaacaaatatatataaaaagataacATGCTTAAAAACTATTTTCAGAAAATGGTCAAATCTAGAATGTAAATGTgtcaattaaaatgaatatgcCATAATTTCTATACTTTTTGCCCTAAACATAAATTAATAACAGAGGAATTACAAACATTAACATTATGTTTCAGTCAGTTGTAAAAATGGCAGAGCTATTTGCAATTGACCATTgctaatgaatattaatgagcagaCGAGCACTAAGCTCCGCCCACGTCCACATCGAAAGCTCGGAGCTGTCAGTCATCCGAGGAGCCGCGGACTTCTGAACGCATCCTTTAGCAGTCAATAAAAAATTCGGACATCTAAGAATCACACATCATCTCAGTCTAAAGAAAACTGGTGATGGCAGCAAAAGTGGGTGAAAACTGATGGCCAAAAATTCAAACTCGAATTAGTTCTTTAAAGATGGGATTTAACATAACATTGAGCAGATCACCAATTGCTTCAACCAAAGATCAACTTGAACAGGAATTATCTTTGAATCTGGTGCCCTAAACCTGTTGGACTTCTAAATATTGTTGCTTCGCAGGTAAGTTTAAATAGATTACATGGTTACTAGTGTAAATGATGCCATGAAAGTGCTCTTAATTCCCATACGAATACTTATTTGTTGTCCATTGGTGTTTGCGAAAGAATTTGTCGATGAGACGATGAAGAACTCGTCAAGAAGACACAGAAATATtacataatgtattattaataactaTGGTTCGTAACAAATTTAAACGAGTTAACAGGATTCCCGCCAGTCAGAGCGTTTGTGGCGCACGTGTAGCAGCTTTCCAACTAAACCgtttaatgaaaataaaccaGTCCAGATTTTCACCTGTCAATGCAATAGTGACACTTTACATTACAGTGCAAATGTGCAttatacatgtaatataaaaactAGCCACCTTTAGGAATATGAATCTTAAATGTAAGAAATAAACAGTTAATAAACTCTCAATATGATTTAGCAAAAAAGACTaagcatttaaaacaaaatgatgaaCAGAGTTTTTTTCTCTGTTAACTGTGTGATGACAGAACACATTATTGAAAGAAAGACTACATTAGGCATGTCagagtgttcatttattttttagggTGGTCATTGGGGTCTTGGGATCCTCAGACAACAAGAACCCTGTGGGTGGAAATCAGGACCGCAGACAAGAAGTTGCTGTGTGTCCTCAGTTTTAGCATCGTTCTGGATTTGGAATAGATTACACAAATAGCGTTGGTGGTGTTAGTCTAATTACACTAATCTTCCCTCAACAAAACTAAACATCATTAGATAGAGAAAGTGCAGCATCAAAGACCTTGAAAGATGAGGTGTATAACTGGGTTAGGaagtttgttgtattttttttatttattattatttcctgccatatgaaaaataaaataaaataataaattaaattgccACTCTGTTTAACCAAATATTAGTCTACAACCAATTCTTGCTATATGCAGACACACTTTCTAAGAGTTCTGTCTACATAGAGGCTCGAGTTGCCTTTAAAGTACCTCTGGGTCAGGATCTACCAGTGAGATGGGCCACTGATCTTGTTTAGTGTTTAAGCAGCAAGTATTTTTAGGCGATGTGTTCAGATGGCAGTGCTGTTAGTGTGAAAACGGGTTTGCAGAGATCAAGCCAATAACTGGTTCTTGTAATCTCTTCAGATTTTAATACCATTGAACTGGGTTCAGTTGATCAAATGTTATTATCTGAAAtaatggcagcccattaaaagcCTCATTGCAGTATGCTTTTGAGCATAATTTCTAGGATCAAATACatgctttaaatgtttaataattcatGGTCTTTTGTTATGGTGTTGTCCTTTTGTTTGACATGTCTCATCAAATGCTGGATGCCTAGGGTAGTCGAGGAGAAGAAAGAGAATGGCGAGGATTTGTACAGAGCAATCCTACCCATCCAGACACATGCTTTCAGTCCGAGCCTCTGAAGATGAACTGGACCAGACTGAAAATGGTGCAAGCAGGTTAGAATAAAATAGTTAAGTTTAGATTGAAATGGACTggtgttttgtaaaaaaataaataaaaaatgaatgtttggattctttataaaatatatggAACTGCAATTTCTGCAGCTTAGTTTCAatagatgtttttttaaaaacatgattaaacCTTACTTTTCTTAGGGCACATTCTCTATGTGAGGACAACTCCTCTGACATGCAGGGGATAATTTCTTCTGCAACCAGCCAGATTCAGGAATCCAGGAGAAGCTCTTTCACAGGTGCTGGGGCTGTGGCAAGGTAACGTCAAGTCCATCCAAACCAAAGCTTTAACGTAGTTTACCATGTGATCCGTGATTACCACCAAAGCCAAGTCAACTGCACACTCAGCATCAGTCAGATTTTACCATACAGAGAAGTATGGTCCACACTCATCAACAACACTGTGcaaaatttaaatatgttaagTGTGCGTTTGACATGGCTTGAACAGAAAGCTACATACTGTATAAAGTGTTGCTGTCTGATATCTTTCGGTCTCCCAGGCTTACCCAGTTTCTGGTAATGCTGAGGAACTGGGCATCACACAGGCTTCACAGAGAGGTTGAGCGTCCCGACTCCTTTTTAGAGCGATTCCGTGGACCTGACCTCAAAAATTTATCTAACCGAGGAAGTAATGCCCGATCCTCTTTGGGCCTTCCTGACAGGCCTCATAAGAGGAAGTAagtcaaaataaaggttttctgCATGGTTTCTTTATACAGGCAGAGACACCTTTGGTATAATGTAGAGGCCTTGAAAATAAAAGAATCACGTAGAGAATCATGCTGCATCTGTGCAAAAACAAAGTACATCCGTATTGTGTGCAGATGATTCATAAAACATCACAGAGCTGAGGATTCATGTAATAAAATCAAAATCCCAAAACAGTATGTAGATTTCCATGTAGAAATCCTCCTTTAGGTAAAACAGTATCACACTGACTTGTAGAAGAATAGAAACTAATGGAAACAGCTGTTCACTGTAAATATAGATAATAAATCAGCAGTAGTGATGATCTAAAGTTGTTGTTCTAGAATCAGATCCCTCCGAATGTACTCCACAATAATAACAAGAATCATTGCCTTTTGCTCATTAAGAAAAGCCAATCACTGGCCTCTGGCAGCTTCCAATATGAACAACTGCAACAACACAGATGAGTAAGTACCATGTAGAGATAAAAACCCCTATAAAGAGCATTGTAAATGACAGAAATATAATTAATACGTGGATGTGATAGATACTAGATTTTAGAatcctaaaaacaaaacaatactaaAAAGGATTGATCTAAAATATTCAATTAATAACAACAGATGATGTATAGTACATTGTTCTTATAGTGTTCAGTGAGTAATGGTAGTGTTAATGCTGCCCTCTGCAGGTTAACATGAGAGCTTACTAGTGTTAGTTCACACTAGTGACCCTTAGAGACCAGTTCACAagctaattcaaataaaaacaacccTAAATGTTAACTTCAGCAAAAAGGAGGACAAaaaggaagaaataaaaaaagatgagaaaaaaGATGAAGACAAGAAGGAAGAGAAAAAAGATGACAAGGACGAGAAAAAAGATGAGAAAAAGGATGAAAAGAAGGATGATAAGAAAGATGATAAGAAAGATGATAAAAAGAAAGATGCTCCTCCTCCGCCGTGAGTATGCCACAAATGAAATTTCAATAACAGCAGTTTTAGTACTAATAATCAGATAATGATATTGATTATTCACAGATGAATGCTGCGATTCAGTAGGTGTTCATGTGTTTTAGGAAAGAAGTGTGGATCATGGACCCAGCCTCAGACAAGTATTACAGGTGGCTTTCAGTCATAGCAGCCCCAGTGTTTTACAACCTGATGATGCTGGTGACAAGGTCTGTTCATCCAGAATGTCTCATGAAATCAATAACTTCAGACGTGGAGAGAGATGTGGCTTGTGCTTCACTGTATATATTTCTTTAGGGCCTGTTTTAATGAGCTTCAGAACTCTTACACCACGCTTTGGATCATCATGGACTATACCTCAGACGTAATCTATTATGCAGACACGTTTGTCAGATCAAGAACAGGTATGGTGGTTTTTCAGAAAGAGTTCAAAAATTTTATTGTTAACACTATTAATGTTAATAGTATTGACTGAATATatccaatatatattttaaaattaaatatcaatGCACTAgcattcagttatttttttttaataaaccgtTTCGTGAAATttcaaaagaatcctgaaaaagttgtttcaaaaaagtgtgaaagcacaactgttttcattgcTGATAATAATAACGAAAATATAgctttcttgagcaccaaatcgacatattacaaagatttttttggaaatattatgtgacactgaaagtTAAGGaatgaatgacattttaaaatgtctttttcagGTTTCTTGGAGCAGGGTCTCCTTGTCAAAGACTCAAAGAAGTTGATGGATCATTACAGGAAAATCCCACAGTTTAAATACGACATGATTTCGATGATCCCGACGGATTTTATAATGCTCCAAGTGGGCTTCAACAACCCTGAACTTCGCTTCAACCGCCTTTTCAAAATGGCACGTCTCTTCGAGTTCTTCGACCGCACAGAAACCCGAACAAACTACCCGAACATTTTCCGCATCAGCAACCTCGTACTTTACATCCTGATTATTATTCACTGGAACGCTTGCATTTTCTTCGCTATTTCCAAAACGATTGGCTTTGGGACTGACACATGGGTATATCCAAACATCAGCCATCCAGAATACGGCCGCTTGGCCAGAAAGTACATCTACTGTCTGTACTGGTCCACTCTGACTCTCACCACCATCGGAGAAACGCCGCCTCCTGTTAAAGACATCGAATACTTGTTTGTCGTCATGGACTTCCTCATCGGAGTGTTGATTTTCGCTACCATCGTCGGTAACGTCGGTGCCATGATCTCCAACATGAATGCTTCTCGTGCTGAATTTCAGGCCAAGATCGACTCCATCAAGCAGTACATGCAGTTCCGGAAGGTCAGCAAAGACCTGGAGGCCAGGGTCATCAAATGGTTTGACTACCTTTGGACGGAGAAGAAAACTTGCGATGAGAAGGAGGTCCTGAAGAACCTTCCAGACAAGCTCAAAGCTGAAATAGCCATCAACGTCCATTTAGATACACTGAAGAAGGTGCGAATCTTCCAGGATTGTGAAGCTGGACTTCTCATCGAGTTGGTGTTGAAGCTGCAGCCTCAGGTGTTCAGTCCTGGAGATTATATATGTAAAAAGGGTGACATTGGTCGAGAAATGTACATCATCAAAGAAGGAAAGCTTGCCGTAGTGGCCGATGATGGAGTCACGCAGTTTGTGGTGCTCAGTGACGGCGCTTACTTCGGAGAGATCAGTATTCTTGGAATCAAAGGCAGTAAAGCCGGAAACAGAAGAACGGCAAACATTCGTAGTGTCGGCTATTCGGACCTCTTCGCACTGTCTAAAGATGACCTGGTGGAAGCGCTTACTGAATACCCAGATGCCAAAAAAGCCCTGGAGGAGAAAGGGAAGGCCATCTTAAGGAAGGACAACCTTCTCGATGAGGCGGCTGCAAGCGCCGGGGCTGATCCCAAAGATCTGGAAGAGAAGATTCACCGTCTAGAGAACAACCTTGATGTCATGACGGGCAAGTTTGCCAAGCTTATGGGAGAATACACATCCTACCAGAGCAAGATGAAACAGAGGATCACCAACATGGAGAACAAAGTGAAAACTCTACGGGTGGAAGATCTGTCTGAGGTTGTTGAGgacaaaaaagaagaagacaaGACCAAATAGTCAACAGTATAGAGATTGGAGTAAATGGGGTTTCCTATTCATGGACATATTTCTTAACATAGTACATCACTTTTAAACTGTTTATACTTCTTTATACATGAAATGTTGTACTAATTGCCATATGTGTGTGTTGAAATGTAACACTGATGTTGTATTTATTCAATATGTGCAGTAAGAACAGCTCAGACTCAGAATTGAGGAgagatacactaccattcaaaagtttgaggtttttaaatgatttagtattttttttaaagatgtttcttatgctcacccagGCTAAATTTATATTTACAGCAAAAATAGTAATTCCCTGAAATATCACAGTAAAAATTATttcatgcaatttattcctgtgatgcagtgctgaattttcagcatcatgaccATAGACTTCAGTgtcaagatccttcagaaatcattctaatatacggatttggtgctcaagaaacatttctgtgctgttatatgctgatttatacacaacataaatgtctttatatttattgataaatgtaatccatcattgctgaataaatgtacttGGTATTATATCTATGACTAGTTTGGAACAGTAGTATCTTTGTGGCGTATATTAAAAGCGTGGCCAAAAGGCTCTTTGTACTGGACAAGGTCTACATTTGTAGGTCAGACTCGGAAGAGGAATAAGGAATAATACTTTTAATGGTTGATTTGGCATAAATATGAAAACATCTattctaaattaatatttagattAATATCAGATTCTGCTCATTAAACtatcacattattttaataatatggcTAATAGGGTTGTTCAAAAAACTTAACATGGACAATGTAAAATCATCCCAAACACAAACCAAAACATTTTAGTATACTACCCAAGAGTACCCAAATGTGTTctttaataaatgttcaaaagAATGTCATTTTCTTGTTTAGAGGGTTTCATTTAAAAGTCATATTATTTAGTTGGACTATGTAAACCAGGGgtgctgagtttagctccaaccctgaaaaaaataaaaagacctgtattctgaagaccttaattagggttggagctaaactctgcagggacacaggccctccaggatcaacgttccccacccctgATGGACTCCAAATTCTCAATACACTAGGCATGTATTATATGTGTATTGTGTGTGTCATGTTAGGGACCACAAACTGTACTCGTAGAGAAAATCTGATATAGAAAAGTTGAAACAGTGTATGTCtaaattgtatataaaaatacaaataaatttaattatttttttataaactaagcACCAATTTGAAGCCAAAAAACAGGCGAACAAATCCTAAAGTGACTAAAATCTTAAGTTTATTAAAAGCTAAACTAAGTTTATGTACGAGCTAAAGTATTCCGGCTTCAATATGGTATTGAATATGTTGAAAAAGACATACATGTTAATTTTGTAcgtattttacattataaatggttTTGTATAAACTCCTGACACCACgaagaaaaaaataagttgaaatcACACAATCTCCTCACATTTGCACACTtggtttgtttttcagttttgaatttatttaagaATAACTCGAAACAATCAAATGTTGTCATTCTCAATATCAAGTCCTGTTTCCCCCTTTTATGTTAGCGCCATCAGCAGTGGAACAAGCCACAGTCACATTTAATATGCAAGAGGGAAAAAAAGTGTAGAGGGCATGGCTAAAGTGGGTTTCCAGCTACGCCTGGACAAACCGGAGCGGCAATTCTCAGCATAAATGTTTGGCACAACAAGATAGTGGTACAATTTGTGCCAATTTCCCCTCATTTTCATCCAACAGTATAGGGCCAGACACTGTGcagagcaaaaacaaacaaagctaCTAAAACAGAAACGGTTTCTTCATGGGGCACTGTCAGTTAGCATTCACTGACTAAAAGTCTGCCATCCTGAATTAAAACAAAGACAGATAACGAAACAAAACACTTGTAGGAAGCCTTAGAGAGAGGTTTATGGGAAGGTTAGATCTCTCTTTTGTAACACTACTCGTTGTCAGAAGTGCACCATAAGCATGGATTGATTTTAACAAACAGATCAATTCTGTATGGGAGAGAAAGACCAGGCTCTGAAGCGAAATGCAGAAAACTGGCCATAAAAGAGCAGCACAACTGGCCAAGCAGCATTACAAACAATGCAGTTCCTCAATAAATACAGATTCCTGGACACAAAATTGAGACTGGAGCTGCTCGGTACCTTTGAAAGCACTGCTGCAAATGGACTAGGGAAGACCTATGAAACACAAGCGAAAAAATGTCATAGGGCAGatccaaaacagaaaagaaaaaaaacaacaaccctaaGAGACATTCTGAATATTGAGTTAAGTGCACTTTCACAGTTCAACCATAATACATCAATAAAGTTCCACTTCCTCCCTTTGATCGCGTTAAGTTCAGATGGTGATCAGTCCTGCAGGTGATGAAAACGTCTAACCGTCTCTCCTTTTCATGACTACGAAAGCAAAAAGAGTGGATTTCCTGGCAGACATGACAAGAGATTTCATCCCTTAAAATAAATAACCTTATTTCTCAGTGCATACAAAAAGGGAGCCTTAACACTTACataagagggagagagagagacaagagtCCAGTGTGGTTTTATCTACTATTTAGGCACAGGCACACGGTCACCAGAACTTTTCCATTTTACCCCATTCCACCTAGCCTTACATTTTAACttgatatttacttttatttgtcgATGTAGCTGAATGCTCCTTTGACGCACAAATGAGAGCTCTGAGGGCGAGTGAGTTCTTTTGCGGATCCTGGTGCCTCAGAGCATGCCGAAGCCTTTGGCGTAAGTGATGGCTTTAAGGAGTCTCTCTCGAAGTTTCTCCTTAGTGGAGTATTCAGGGAGGAGCAGCACGTTGAAGCAGGTATGAGAGGTGGGTAACCTGACCATAGGAGGAGAAGAGAGCATTACTTTGAGAAGACTTTGCATATTTATTGCTACAGAGATGTATACACATGTATAATGTCAAATATATGTGGTAAAAGTGCCGTTAGATTCATATGCTTGAATGCTGGTTCATAAAGAGAATGCAATGCATCATTGCAACTTACAAATATGCATTAACTATgctagttaatgtttttttttttttttttttttttaatcttatcccatgaattctttttttcttttattttttttattaaaaagagcTACAAAAAAGCACTGGGTTAATATAGagggaaaaaaaagcttttgagaaccactgatattaCTGCTTTACGTAATCTCA
This genomic stretch from Carassius gibelio isolate Cgi1373 ecotype wild population from Czech Republic chromosome B6, carGib1.2-hapl.c, whole genome shotgun sequence harbors:
- the LOC127959892 gene encoding cyclic nucleotide-gated cation channel alpha-3-like isoform X1, coding for MARICTEQSYPSRHMLSVRASEDELDQTENGASRAHSLCEDNSSDMQGIISSATSQIQESRRSSFTGAGAVARLTQFLVMLRNWASHRLHREVERPDSFLERFRGPDLKNLSNRGSNARSSLGLPDRPHKRKKEVWIMDPASDKYYRWLSVIAAPVFYNLMMLVTRACFNELQNSYTTLWIIMDYTSDVIYYADTFVRSRTGFLEQGLLVKDSKKLMDHYRKIPQFKYDMISMIPTDFIMLQVGFNNPELRFNRLFKMARLFEFFDRTETRTNYPNIFRISNLVLYILIIIHWNACIFFAISKTIGFGTDTWVYPNISHPEYGRLARKYIYCLYWSTLTLTTIGETPPPVKDIEYLFVVMDFLIGVLIFATIVGNVGAMISNMNASRAEFQAKIDSIKQYMQFRKVSKDLEARVIKWFDYLWTEKKTCDEKEVLKNLPDKLKAEIAINVHLDTLKKVRIFQDCEAGLLIELVLKLQPQVFSPGDYICKKGDIGREMYIIKEGKLAVVADDGVTQFVVLSDGAYFGEISILGIKGSKAGNRRTANIRSVGYSDLFALSKDDLVEALTEYPDAKKALEEKGKAILRKDNLLDEAAASAGADPKDLEEKIHRLENNLDVMTGKFAKLMGEYTSYQSKMKQRITNMENKVKTLRVEDLSEVVEDKKEEDKTK
- the LOC127959892 gene encoding cyclic nucleotide-gated channel cone photoreceptor subunit alpha-like isoform X2, with the translated sequence MARICTEQSYPSRHMLSVRASEDELDQTENGASRAHSLCEDNSSDMQGIISSATSQIQESRRSSFTGAGAVARLTQFLVMLRNWASHRLHREVERPDSFLERFRGPDLKNLSNRGSNARSSLGLPDRPHKRKKANHWPLAASNMNNCNNTDDKKEDKKEEIKKDEKKDEDKKEEKKDDKDEKKDEKKDEKKDDKKDDKKDDKKKDAPPPPKEVWIMDPASDKYYRWLSVIAAPVFYNLMMLVTRACFNELQNSYTTLWIIMDYTSDVIYYADTFVRSRTGFLEQGLLVKDSKKLMDHYRKIPQFKYDMISMIPTDFIMLQVGFNNPELRFNRLFKMARLFEFFDRTETRTNYPNIFRISNLVLYILIIIHWNACIFFAISKTIGFGTDTWVYPNISHPEYGRLARKYIYCLYWSTLTLTTIGETPPPVKDIEYLFVVMDFLIGVLIFATIVGNVGAMISNMNASRAEFQAKIDSIKQYMQFRKVSKDLEARVIKWFDYLWTEKKTCDEKEVLKNLPDKLKAEIAINVHLDTLKKVRIFQDCEAGLLIELVLKLQPQVFSPGDYICKKGDIGREMYIIKEGKLAVVADDGVTQFVVLSDGAYFGEISILGIKGSKAGNRRTANIRSVGYSDLFALSKDDLVEALTEYPDAKKALEEKGKAILRKDNLLDEAAASAGADPKDLEEKIHRLENNLDVMTGKFAKLMGEYTSYQSKMKQRITNMENKVKTLRVEDLSEVVEDKKEEDKTK